Genomic segment of Streptomyces sp. NBC_01210:
GCGAGCGTCGAGGCCGACAACCCGATCAAGCCGTACATGACGGCGGTACTCCAGGGCAAGGAGCCCGGACGAGCGGCGCGAGCCGCGTCCAAGCGCATCACCGTGGCGCTCACGCCCCACTGACAGCCACCCCTACCGTCTGTGCACGCTCGGTGGCACCGTATTCCCCGCCATTCAGCCGTCGCACATCCAGTCTCCGCCGAGCGGTCATGTCGAATCCAGCCGGCCACGGAAGAAGTAAGGAGCCGGGCCGCCGCACCCGCGGTCCGTCCCTTACCGTCCGGCACAGGAGACTGCCATGCCCGCATCGCCAGCCGTCGTCCCCGCCCCTCTCCCCGCACAGCTCTCCGCGCCCATGCCCTCGCCCCTGGCCGCTCCCGGCCCGGAAACCGACCAGCCCCGCTATGTCGTCGCTCTCGCCCGCGACCAGGAGGACGTACGGGCCGCGCAGCGGCTGCGTCACCAGGTCTTCGCCGGTGAGATGGGAGCCAGGCTCGAGGGACCCGAGCCGGGCCTGGACATCGACGCCTTCGACGCGTACTGCGACCACCTTCTGGTCCGCGAGGCGGACACCGGTGAGGTCGTCGGCACCTACCGGCTGCTGCCGCCCGACCGCGCCCGGGTCGCCGGACGCCTCTACTCCGAGGGCGAGTTCGACCTCGCCAGGCTCTCCCCGATCCGCGACGACCTCGTCGAGGTCGGCCGTTCCTGCGTCCACCCCCTGCACCGCAACGGCGCCGTCATCGCGCTCATCTGGGCCGGACTCGCCCGCTACATGGTCCGCACCGGACACAACTGGCTGGCCGGCTGCTGCTCGATCCCGCTCGCCGACGGTGGCACCCTCGCGGCCGCCACCTGGGACACCGTGAAGGCCAAGAACCTCGCTCCCGAGGAGTA
This window contains:
- a CDS encoding GNAT family N-acyltransferase gives rise to the protein MPASPAVVPAPLPAQLSAPMPSPLAAPGPETDQPRYVVALARDQEDVRAAQRLRHQVFAGEMGARLEGPEPGLDIDAFDAYCDHLLVREADTGEVVGTYRLLPPDRARVAGRLYSEGEFDLARLSPIRDDLVEVGRSCVHPLHRNGAVIALIWAGLARYMVRTGHNWLAGCCSIPLADGGTLAAATWDTVKAKNLAPEEYWVTPHKLWNPESVERPAGRTELPALLRGYLRLGAWVCGAPAHDPDFGVADLYVLLSLRRTNPRYLRHFLSLAPVR